Proteins found in one Paenibacillus dendritiformis genomic segment:
- a CDS encoding DUF4318 domain-containing protein yields the protein MSERFWKKLLKKGFSVELDQLPKNKQAFLDEIERYCIKEKVTYEFIERDRPAIISIDNVVYQCQVENAGRPGFVLHFKEM from the coding sequence ATGTCCGAACGTTTCTGGAAGAAGCTGTTGAAAAAGGGGTTCTCGGTTGAATTAGATCAACTCCCCAAAAATAAGCAAGCGTTTTTAGATGAAATTGAGCGCTATTGCATCAAAGAAAAGGTGACTTACGAATTTATCGAACGCGATAGACCGGCGATTATTTCGATAGATAATGTCGTGTATCAATGTCAGGTGGAAAACGCAGGGCGCCCCGGTTTTGTGCTCCATTTCAAAGAAATGTAA
- a CDS encoding alpha/beta fold hydrolase, translating to MKNRLNREIFFTEYVSINGIDQFLFHSGTSCENPVMLFLHGGPGAAKSLFTRVFKEKWEEIYTVVHWDQRGTGKTLTRNPDKTSYHRFDASGCMRGYPLFKGKIQ from the coding sequence ATGAAAAACAGGTTGAACAGGGAGATTTTTTTCACTGAATATGTATCGATCAATGGAATCGATCAATTTTTGTTTCACTCGGGAACAAGCTGCGAGAACCCGGTCATGCTGTTTTTGCACGGGGGGCCCGGAGCAGCGAAATCGTTGTTCACGAGGGTCTTTAAGGAAAAATGGGAGGAAATCTATACGGTAGTCCATTGGGATCAACGCGGAACGGGAAAGACCTTGACTCGAAATCCCGATAAAACTTCCTACCATAGATTTGATGCTTCAGGATGTATGCGAGGTTATCCGCTATTTAAAGGGAAAATACAATAA
- a CDS encoding VOC family protein: MKPRITVLTLGVDDLERAVTFYRDGLGLPTQGIIGQEFEHGAVAFFDLQAGLKLAVWNRKDLSHEAKVPLSPPSSTEMTIGHNVSSKEEVDIIMELARKAGATITDPAHEAFWGGYSGHFMDPDGHLWEVVWNPAWEIED; encoded by the coding sequence ATGAAGCCACGGATTACGGTACTGACTTTAGGTGTGGATGATTTGGAAAGAGCGGTGACATTCTATCGCGATGGGCTCGGTTTGCCGACACAAGGAATTATAGGCCAAGAATTTGAGCATGGAGCGGTGGCCTTTTTCGACTTGCAGGCAGGTCTGAAGCTGGCTGTCTGGAATCGCAAGGATCTCTCCCATGAGGCCAAGGTTCCATTGTCACCGCCGAGCTCGACCGAAATGACCATTGGCCATAATGTCAGCAGCAAAGAAGAAGTGGACATAATTATGGAGTTGGCCCGGAAGGCCGGGGCTACCATAACCGATCCTGCCCATGAAGCGTTTTGGGGAGGATACTCAGGGCATTTCATGGATCCAGATGGTCATCTGTGGGAAGTCGTCTGGAATCCCGCGTGGGAAATCGAAGATTGA
- a CDS encoding LysR family transcriptional regulator, translating to MDIENMLAFVTVAELKSISAAASSMNHLQSNMTAKIKKIESHYRQQLFIRSTRGMELTSEGEKLYKQYKKMLLLWEETEQEMNQRELKLRFGTMQSAIGADITAALAKLYQKYPALSVTLKTGTTESIEDEVMHGNIDLAYTIGKSDRAQLHYRPIGTEEVILVGKKAASYANLAYCLQNETLLILSKDCLYASILDRICSHLGIQQGPRTEVGIFDTLLQLASLGMGVALISKTLARQFGVTDYMELPKEHRYIEKYLVTRHNYKMSPLEKQFVESSHFL from the coding sequence GTGGATATTGAAAACATGCTTGCATTCGTCACCGTGGCCGAGTTAAAAAGCATTTCCGCCGCAGCTTCCAGCATGAATCATCTGCAGTCGAATATGACGGCCAAAATCAAAAAAATAGAGAGTCATTACCGGCAGCAGTTGTTTATCCGAAGCACCCGGGGTATGGAATTAACGTCGGAAGGGGAAAAGCTGTACAAGCAGTATAAGAAAATGCTGCTTCTGTGGGAAGAAACCGAGCAGGAGATGAATCAGAGGGAGTTGAAGCTTCGCTTCGGCACGATGCAATCTGCCATTGGCGCAGACATTACAGCGGCGCTTGCGAAGCTCTATCAGAAATATCCTGCCTTGTCGGTCACGCTGAAGACCGGAACGACCGAGAGCATAGAAGACGAAGTCATGCACGGCAATATCGACCTCGCCTATACGATTGGCAAATCGGATCGGGCCCAGCTTCATTACAGGCCGATCGGCACCGAAGAAGTGATCCTGGTTGGAAAAAAGGCCGCATCCTACGCAAATTTGGCCTATTGCCTGCAGAATGAAACGCTACTGATACTCTCGAAAGATTGCTTATATGCCTCAATCTTGGATCGCATTTGTTCCCATCTGGGCATTCAACAAGGCCCGCGGACGGAAGTCGGCATCTTTGACACGCTGCTTCAGCTTGCTTCCCTGGGCATGGGAGTTGCCCTTATCTCGAAAACATTGGCTCGGCAGTTCGGCGTGACGGATTATATGGAACTTCCCAAGGAGCACCGCTATATCGAGAAATATCTTGTCACCCGGCACAACTACAAGATGTCGCCGCTGGAAAAGCAATTTGTTGAGAGCAGCCATTTTTTATAG
- a CDS encoding Gfo/Idh/MocA family protein has protein sequence MSNTVIRTGIIGGSLNNQWASQTHIPALRQSTQHQITAIATSRMESALHSAAAVGAPHAFTDHEALSGCPEVDLVVVSVKVPFHYEAVKAAIAAGKHVYCEWPLAVTSSQAEELAELADQAGIHHAIGLQARHSAAIQDVKQRLERDEIGRILSCTMQVSTQGKGKFTDRNGAYLLQEENGATLLTINGGHSLDLLRYLLGDVKELSAMMNCNDTEATLLETGEKVAKDTADQIMVQGTLLNGASVSVHIQGGAYPAFLMEIQGEKGIIRLKQHHSFGHVQFGNLEVQQALYGSSMSLGAADEGHFKTLHRGREQPELPMRNVSKAHELLAGDIQYGTFHSPDFHDAVRLHQLLESIRRAAVTGNRQKQV, from the coding sequence ATGAGCAATACAGTGATTCGAACCGGAATTATCGGCGGATCCTTAAATAATCAATGGGCAAGTCAAACGCATATTCCAGCGCTCCGACAAAGCACGCAGCACCAGATCACGGCGATTGCGACTTCCCGAATGGAAAGCGCCTTGCACAGCGCAGCCGCAGTGGGCGCTCCGCACGCGTTTACGGACCACGAGGCATTGAGCGGCTGTCCGGAAGTCGATTTGGTGGTCGTTAGCGTAAAGGTGCCTTTTCATTATGAGGCCGTCAAAGCAGCCATCGCTGCCGGGAAACATGTATATTGTGAATGGCCGTTGGCCGTAACATCGAGTCAGGCGGAAGAGCTGGCCGAGCTTGCCGATCAAGCCGGAATTCATCATGCGATTGGCCTGCAGGCCCGACATTCGGCAGCGATTCAAGATGTCAAGCAGCGGCTCGAACGGGATGAGATCGGCCGCATTCTGTCATGCACGATGCAAGTATCGACGCAGGGCAAGGGCAAGTTCACGGACCGGAACGGAGCTTATTTGTTGCAGGAGGAGAATGGAGCGACGTTGTTGACCATTAACGGGGGACATTCTCTCGATCTGCTGCGCTATCTGCTCGGGGATGTTAAGGAGCTGTCCGCGATGATGAATTGCAATGACACCGAGGCGACTCTGCTTGAAACGGGAGAAAAAGTGGCCAAGGATACGGCCGATCAGATCATGGTTCAGGGCACGCTGCTTAATGGGGCCTCCGTGTCGGTGCATATTCAGGGCGGGGCGTATCCTGCATTTCTCATGGAGATTCAAGGGGAAAAGGGCATCATCCGGCTGAAGCAGCATCACTCCTTCGGACATGTACAGTTCGGGAACCTGGAGGTGCAGCAGGCGTTATATGGTTCCAGCATGTCATTGGGAGCGGCGGATGAGGGCCATTTTAAGACGCTTCACAGGGGAAGGGAACAACCGGAATTACCGATGCGGAATGTAAGCAAGGCGCATGAACTGCTCGCCGGGGACATTCAATACGGCACATTTCATTCGCCTGATTTCCATGATGCAGTCCGCTTGCATCAACTGCTGGAATCGATTCGTCGCGCGGCCGTCACAGGCAACAGACAGAAGCAAGTCTGA
- the pckA gene encoding phosphoenolpyruvate carboxykinase (ATP), with protein sequence MGRITVITKNKETTQLASLHVDESHRNMAVAKLVESALLNGEGHLTSTGALQVTTGKYTGRSPKDKFIVREPSTADHVAWGDVNQALTPEQFDSLYSKTINYMKSRKLFVFDGYAGADRAYRLPVRFINEYAWQNLFVHQLFIRPAADELLSYEPEFTVIAMPGMKADPAVDGTNSETFIAISFERKTVLIGGTHYAGEMKKSIFSVLNYLLPFRGVMPMHCSANVGEAGDTALFFGLSGTGKTTLSADPDRRLIGDDEHGWSATGVFNFEGGCYAKCIGLTQEKEPQIWNAIRFGSVLENVWIDAGTGEADYKNNALTENTRAAYPIDYIQDSIIPGTAGHPNVIIFLTADAFGVLPPVSKLTKEQAMYHFLSGYTSKLAGTERGVAEPEATFSTCFGGPFLPLRPNVYAEMLGDNITKHGVKVYLVNTGWSGGPYGIGERMNLSYTRAMVKAIMNGSIEKASFTSHPVFGMLIPDAVPFVPHELLDPRNVWADKSAYDRKAKQLAQLFAHNFEKFSGIADAIKYAGPRL encoded by the coding sequence ATGGGGAGGATAACCGTGATCACGAAAAACAAGGAAACAACGCAATTGGCCAGTTTGCATGTGGATGAATCTCACCGAAATATGGCGGTTGCCAAGCTGGTGGAGTCCGCTCTCCTGAACGGAGAAGGACATCTCACTTCGACAGGTGCGCTGCAAGTTACGACAGGCAAATATACGGGACGTTCTCCGAAGGATAAGTTTATCGTCAGGGAGCCGAGCACGGCTGACCATGTTGCCTGGGGGGATGTGAATCAGGCTCTTACCCCCGAGCAATTCGATTCGCTGTATAGCAAGACGATCAACTATATGAAGAGCCGCAAGCTCTTCGTGTTCGATGGCTATGCAGGAGCAGACCGGGCCTATCGCCTGCCTGTCCGCTTTATTAATGAATACGCATGGCAGAATTTATTCGTTCACCAGTTGTTCATCCGCCCTGCGGCAGATGAATTGTTGTCCTATGAACCTGAATTTACTGTGATTGCGATGCCTGGCATGAAGGCGGATCCGGCTGTGGACGGCACGAATTCCGAGACGTTCATTGCGATTTCCTTCGAGAGAAAGACCGTTCTGATCGGCGGAACCCACTATGCGGGCGAGATGAAAAAATCGATCTTCAGCGTGCTGAACTATTTGCTCCCCTTCCGCGGCGTCATGCCGATGCACTGTTCGGCGAATGTAGGGGAGGCTGGAGATACGGCGTTGTTCTTCGGATTATCGGGAACAGGCAAGACGACGCTGTCGGCCGACCCGGACCGCCGCTTAATCGGCGATGACGAGCATGGCTGGTCCGCTACGGGCGTATTCAATTTCGAAGGCGGCTGCTATGCCAAATGCATCGGGCTGACCCAGGAGAAGGAGCCGCAAATCTGGAATGCGATCCGATTCGGATCCGTCCTGGAAAACGTGTGGATTGACGCCGGAACCGGCGAGGCGGATTACAAGAATAATGCATTGACGGAGAATACGCGGGCCGCTTATCCGATCGATTATATTCAAGACTCGATCATTCCCGGAACCGCCGGCCATCCGAATGTCATTATCTTTTTGACCGCGGATGCCTTTGGGGTGCTGCCTCCGGTGTCCAAGCTGACGAAGGAGCAGGCGATGTATCACTTCCTGTCGGGCTATACGTCGAAGCTGGCAGGTACGGAACGCGGCGTAGCCGAACCGGAAGCGACATTCTCGACCTGCTTTGGAGGTCCCTTCCTTCCGTTGAGACCGAATGTATATGCGGAGATGCTCGGCGATAACATCACGAAGCACGGCGTGAAGGTTTATCTGGTCAATACAGGGTGGAGCGGCGGCCCTTACGGGATTGGCGAGCGGATGAATCTGTCGTACACCAGAGCGATGGTCAAGGCGATTATGAATGGAAGCATCGAGAAGGCGTCCTTCACTTCTCATCCTGTATTCGGCATGCTTATTCCTGATGCGGTGCCGTTCGTTCCCCATGAACTGCTCGATCCGAGGAACGTATGGGCAGATAAATCGGCCTATGATCGAAAGGCGAAGCAGCTGGCGCAGCTCTTTGCTCACAATTTCGAAAAATTCAGCGGTATAGCGGACGCAATCAAGTATGCCGGCCCGCGGCTGTAG
- a CDS encoding TOMM precursor leader peptide-binding protein, protein MSTVVIIGEGMLADMVCRRLSGCSAARRSDFSEGIPEDAKLVLVVQEQDSSDLHLEADAALRPLGIPWLCAYVFLGEGVVGPLMRPGTTGCFQCAETRLSLAGSNRKEAEEVLMKLVTPDYVPDFTAEISPAGFRYMAHIIAAETANVLKGGSANSEGHIYLINFSNLSSSLHYILPNGTCPVCGNLPDDSPEAAEITLRPSLKLHNSYRCRPMSELREILFPNYWDSRTGILNDKKFDLVSSFAGAVVNLPLGYYDEVTGGRSHSYADSQLAAILEGLERFCGTTPRGKRTVVFDSYSRLKDKAMDPSKAGFHAMEQFELPDFAFTPFDPEAPMEWVWGYSFLQERPILVPHLLAYYSLGYGGGFVYETSNGCAVGGSLEEAILYGIFEVVERDSFLMTWYARLPVPRLDPDSSGDRELSMMIHRLRAVTGYEVLLYNTTMENGIPSLWAIAKGGTEHRVNLVCAAGAHLDPVRAAKSAIHELAGMIPMTEERWRKRKLEAESMFEDSFQVQHMEDHALLYSLPQAEERLQFLLDERRPVRTFAEEFPSVPAHKDLTDDLQQVLQMFRSLQMDVIVVDQSSSETLRNGLRCVKVLIPGMLPMTFGHHLRRLEGLDRVLEVPMKLGYADRRLTPQELNPYPHPFP, encoded by the coding sequence TTGAGTACTGTCGTTATCATAGGGGAGGGGATGCTTGCGGACATGGTGTGCCGGCGTTTGTCCGGCTGCTCCGCAGCCCGCAGATCGGATTTCAGTGAAGGTATTCCCGAGGACGCAAAGCTGGTGTTGGTGGTGCAGGAACAAGACAGCTCCGACTTGCATCTTGAAGCGGATGCGGCGCTGCGGCCGCTCGGCATTCCTTGGTTATGCGCTTATGTATTTTTGGGTGAAGGGGTGGTCGGGCCGCTCATGCGCCCGGGAACGACCGGATGCTTCCAATGTGCAGAGACGCGGCTATCCTTGGCGGGAAGCAACCGCAAAGAGGCAGAGGAAGTGCTGATGAAGCTGGTCACGCCGGATTATGTTCCTGATTTTACGGCCGAGATCTCCCCGGCGGGATTTCGTTATATGGCGCATATTATCGCGGCGGAAACGGCTAACGTGCTGAAGGGCGGCAGTGCGAATTCGGAAGGGCACATCTACTTAATCAACTTCAGCAATTTGAGCAGCAGCCTCCATTATATCCTGCCCAATGGGACTTGTCCGGTCTGCGGCAACTTGCCGGATGATTCGCCGGAAGCGGCAGAAATAACGCTAAGGCCGTCCCTTAAGCTTCATAACAGCTACCGCTGCCGGCCGATGAGCGAGTTGCGGGAGATCTTGTTCCCGAATTATTGGGACAGCCGCACCGGAATCTTGAATGACAAGAAGTTCGATCTCGTGTCCAGCTTTGCCGGCGCGGTCGTCAATCTTCCTTTAGGCTATTATGATGAGGTGACGGGAGGCCGTTCGCATTCGTATGCGGATAGCCAGCTCGCAGCGATACTGGAGGGGTTGGAGCGATTTTGCGGCACGACGCCCCGCGGCAAGCGAACGGTTGTGTTCGACAGCTATTCCCGTCTCAAGGATAAGGCGATGGATCCGTCCAAGGCGGGGTTTCATGCGATGGAGCAATTCGAACTTCCGGATTTTGCGTTCACGCCGTTCGATCCCGAAGCTCCGATGGAATGGGTGTGGGGATACTCGTTCCTGCAGGAACGTCCCATCCTCGTTCCCCATCTGTTGGCTTATTACAGCTTGGGCTACGGAGGGGGCTTTGTATATGAAACCTCGAACGGGTGCGCGGTAGGAGGAAGCCTGGAAGAGGCGATTTTGTACGGGATTTTCGAGGTGGTCGAGCGAGATTCCTTCCTGATGACCTGGTATGCGAGACTGCCCGTTCCGCGGCTCGATCCTGACTCGTCGGGAGACCGGGAACTGTCGATGATGATCCATCGTTTGCGGGCGGTCACGGGATATGAAGTCTTGTTATACAATACGACGATGGAGAACGGAATTCCGAGCCTATGGGCGATAGCGAAGGGAGGGACGGAGCACCGCGTGAACCTGGTCTGTGCCGCAGGAGCTCATCTCGACCCGGTTCGGGCGGCCAAGAGCGCCATACACGAGCTCGCTGGCATGATCCCGATGACGGAAGAGCGATGGAGAAAGCGAAAGCTCGAAGCGGAATCCATGTTCGAGGATTCGTTCCAGGTGCAGCACATGGAGGATCATGCCTTGCTGTACAGCCTGCCGCAGGCGGAGGAGAGACTTCAATTTTTGCTGGACGAACGGCGCCCTGTCCGCACCTTCGCCGAGGAGTTCCCTTCCGTGCCTGCGCATAAAGATTTGACGGATGATTTACAGCAGGTTCTTCAGATGTTCCGCAGCCTTCAGATGGATGTCATTGTCGTCGACCAGTCGTCAAGCGAGACGCTCCGCAACGGGCTGCGCTGCGTGAAAGTACTGATTCCGGGAATGCTGCCTATGACGTTCGGACATCATCTGCGCCGCTTGGAGGGCCTTGACAGGGTCCTGGAAGTGCCGATGAAGCTCGGGTATGCCGATCGCCGGCTGACGCCGCAGGAGCTTAATCCATATCCGCATCCGTTCCCGTAA
- a CDS encoding YjcZ family sporulation protein, producing the protein MGCLGGVESGSCSCAGLFTSVGVILVLFILLVIVSRACIY; encoded by the coding sequence ATGGGATGCTTAGGTGGAGTAGAAAGCGGTAGCTGCAGCTGTGCGGGTTTGTTTACAAGCGTTGGCGTCATTCTCGTCCTGTTCATTCTGTTGGTCATTGTTTCTCGCGCATGTATCTACTAA
- a CDS encoding PLP-dependent aminotransferase family protein has product MQFHIPYDMYTQKYPSKRLALYYAIRDYIASGVLGIDTRLPSSREMAALYGLSRGTVNEVYDMLSSEGYVTSGVGRGTFVTFQPPKPRLPELSRQDVYLLSDWGKRLNEQQTRSTDNDNLKDRHGEARRMVDFQAFGPDSQWFPVQEWNRCLYAQARLLASSEHPQAGISTLGDPSLQESIAHYIRRARGIAADASQIAVFNGSMQAIALAAQLLINPGDRVVMENPGYAGAARAFQAIGGICIHAPVDGQGMIPEDWEAKLLMVTPNRQFPTGAVLTLDRRQQLLAWASERNSLILEDDYDSVFRHRGKSLEPLKVLDREGRVIYVGSFSSTLLPHVRIGYAVLPPTLTPLFARAKRLYEPKPSNLLEQRTLASWMNSGQYERHLRRMKRVYGRKFKLLRELLTDRLSSMFDWIESDAGLSLFGWWRGPGEQYTRFRSRCLEAGIRWSDTSVQDMASGSIRYGAYFYFPRLSEDEMVHGVNQMQDIGQTIEATER; this is encoded by the coding sequence ATGCAATTTCATATCCCTTACGATATGTACACCCAAAAGTATCCCTCCAAGCGCCTCGCGCTCTATTATGCCATTCGCGATTATATTGCCTCGGGAGTGCTCGGGATAGACACGAGACTGCCGTCGAGCCGGGAAATGGCGGCATTGTATGGCTTGTCCCGCGGGACCGTCAACGAAGTGTACGATATGTTATCCTCGGAGGGATATGTGACGAGCGGAGTGGGGCGCGGAACCTTTGTCACGTTCCAGCCGCCGAAGCCGAGGCTGCCTGAATTATCCCGCCAGGACGTCTATTTGCTGTCCGACTGGGGGAAGCGGTTGAACGAGCAGCAGACCCGGAGTACAGACAATGACAACCTGAAGGACCGTCATGGGGAAGCAAGAAGGATGGTTGATTTCCAGGCATTCGGCCCCGATTCGCAATGGTTCCCGGTACAAGAATGGAACCGCTGCTTATATGCACAGGCCAGACTGCTCGCCAGCAGCGAGCATCCGCAGGCCGGCATATCAACCCTCGGGGATCCCAGTCTCCAAGAAAGCATTGCCCACTATATTAGGCGGGCCCGGGGAATCGCGGCCGATGCAAGCCAGATCGCGGTCTTCAATGGATCCATGCAGGCGATCGCCCTTGCCGCCCAACTGCTGATCAATCCCGGAGACCGGGTTGTCATGGAGAATCCGGGATATGCGGGAGCGGCCAGGGCATTTCAGGCCATAGGCGGAATCTGTATCCATGCTCCCGTCGATGGGCAGGGGATGATTCCGGAGGACTGGGAAGCCAAGCTGCTTATGGTTACGCCGAACCGCCAGTTTCCGACAGGGGCCGTACTGACACTGGATCGGCGGCAGCAACTGCTGGCCTGGGCTTCCGAGCGCAATTCGCTTATCCTGGAAGATGATTACGACAGCGTATTCCGCCATCGGGGCAAATCGCTCGAGCCGCTCAAAGTGTTGGATCGAGAGGGACGCGTCATCTACGTCGGGAGCTTCAGCAGCACGCTGCTTCCTCATGTGCGCATCGGCTACGCCGTGCTGCCTCCGACCTTGACTCCGTTGTTCGCCAGAGCCAAGAGATTGTACGAGCCGAAGCCAAGCAACTTGCTGGAGCAGCGCACGCTGGCTTCTTGGATGAACAGCGGACAATATGAACGGCATCTGCGGAGAATGAAAAGAGTGTACGGCCGGAAGTTCAAGCTGCTGCGCGAGCTGCTGACCGATCGCCTCTCGTCCATGTTTGACTGGATCGAGAGCGATGCCGGGCTGAGTCTGTTCGGATGGTGGCGCGGTCCGGGTGAACAATACACCCGCTTCCGCTCCCGCTGCCTGGAAGCCGGGATTCGTTGGTCGGACACGAGTGTGCAGGATATGGCCTCTGGCTCCATCCGTTACGGCGCATACTTTTATTTCCCTCGCCTGTCGGAGGATGAGATGGTGCATGGCGTCAATCAGATGCAGGACATTGGCCAGACGATAGAAGCGACGGAGCGCTGA
- a CDS encoding pyridoxamine 5'-phosphate oxidase family protein, producing MRRQEFEVMDRAETEQFLQEMSFGILGTINPDGWPELTPLNFVYHKECLYFHGSVAGQKMKNIKTDQRVTFAVAKEYAIVPSYFTNPELACPATAFFKSVLIKGHAEILTDLTEKAEALSAFMRKLQPEGGYNPIDPEDPAYTGQIKSTSVVRITVHELSAKYKFGQNMKPSAYEKVTAGLLERDKGLDRDTVAMMEALCPHHRKNGGVEA from the coding sequence ATGCGCAGACAAGAATTTGAAGTGATGGACAGGGCGGAGACGGAACAATTTCTACAGGAGATGAGCTTCGGTATCCTGGGAACGATCAATCCGGATGGCTGGCCGGAGCTTACCCCGCTTAATTTTGTCTACCATAAGGAGTGCCTGTATTTCCACGGCAGCGTGGCCGGACAAAAAATGAAAAATATAAAAACCGACCAGCGAGTGACGTTTGCCGTAGCCAAAGAATACGCTATCGTCCCGTCCTATTTTACGAATCCGGAGCTGGCCTGCCCGGCGACCGCTTTTTTTAAGTCCGTGCTTATTAAGGGGCATGCGGAAATATTGACGGATCTTACGGAAAAAGCGGAGGCGCTCTCGGCGTTTATGCGCAAGCTTCAGCCGGAAGGGGGCTATAATCCGATTGATCCGGAGGATCCGGCTTATACCGGACAGATCAAAAGCACCTCCGTTGTCCGGATTACGGTTCACGAGCTGTCAGCAAAGTACAAGTTCGGCCAAAATATGAAACCGTCCGCTTACGAAAAAGTCACCGCCGGCTTGCTTGAGCGGGATAAGGGGCTGGACCGGGACACCGTGGCCATGATGGAAGCCTTGTGTCCGCATCATCGGAAAAATGGCGGCGTTGAAGCCTAA
- a CDS encoding HAMP domain-containing sensor histidine kinase encodes MTNTVRSFRFKMVLFFGLSMLLSGVLSFMLYKILQIYYLSIKYEYPRIARIRYYMREIGDMNCFLLVFIPLSFLLFYLLTRRYAAYFRVISNGINQLADGEFNSRIEIRSKDELGDLARDVNLASEKLQQALVRGDFAENGKEQAMLNLINSLRTPLTSAMSHLNLILQDEQMSAAQMRLYASNAMTKSQRLETLIDELDEIMRVTYGKVTIDKKTLDLSELLIRLNEQLSPLFKKNRLKLRMNVTPHVTVQGDGELLARVFENLLTNATHFGKKGVFIDIHCGIDASEAVVQVVSYGDGIPPEDLPHIFDISYNRDKARPDEEEDPGLGLFIAQNIVTQHHGTITAQSNVIRTLLEVRLPLTDAPEGHQ; translated from the coding sequence ATGACGAATACAGTCCGAAGTTTTCGATTTAAAATGGTTTTATTTTTTGGGTTGAGCATGCTTTTATCGGGCGTGCTTTCCTTTATGCTCTATAAGATCCTCCAGATCTATTATCTTTCGATCAAATATGAATATCCGCGAATCGCACGAATTCGATACTATATGAGAGAGATTGGGGATATGAACTGCTTTCTGCTTGTTTTTATTCCGCTCTCGTTTTTGTTGTTCTATCTCCTGACCCGACGCTATGCAGCTTATTTTCGCGTCATTTCCAACGGAATCAATCAGCTTGCGGATGGCGAATTCAACAGCCGCATCGAGATTCGATCCAAGGATGAGCTCGGGGACCTTGCGAGAGACGTCAATCTGGCAAGCGAAAAGCTGCAGCAAGCTTTGGTAAGGGGAGATTTCGCGGAAAACGGCAAGGAGCAAGCGATGTTGAATTTGATCAATAGTTTGCGTACGCCGCTGACCTCCGCGATGAGTCATTTGAACTTGATTCTTCAGGACGAACAGATGTCTGCCGCACAAATGAGACTTTATGCGAGCAATGCGATGACGAAATCTCAACGGCTGGAAACGCTGATTGATGAACTGGACGAAATTATGCGAGTGACTTACGGCAAGGTTACAATCGACAAAAAAACACTCGATCTGAGCGAGCTTCTCATCCGGTTGAATGAACAATTATCTCCCTTGTTCAAGAAAAACCGGCTCAAATTGCGCATGAATGTGACTCCGCATGTCACGGTGCAGGGCGATGGAGAGCTGTTGGCGCGCGTTTTTGAAAATTTGCTGACGAATGCCACCCACTTTGGCAAAAAGGGCGTGTTCATCGATATTCATTGCGGTATCGATGCAAGCGAGGCTGTCGTGCAAGTGGTCTCTTATGGAGACGGCATTCCCCCGGAGGATCTGCCGCATATTTTCGATATCTCTTACAACCGCGATAAAGCACGGCCGGATGAGGAGGAGGATCCCGGTCTTGGCTTGTTCATTGCCCAAAATATTGTGACGCAGCATCATGGCACCATTACGGCCCAAAGCAATGTCATTCGCACGCTCCTTGAAGTCCGTCTGCCGCTGACAGACGCGCCTGAGGGCCATCAGTAA
- a CDS encoding TetR/AcrR family transcriptional regulator: MTERKKRTYDAARTKEIILDAAEQIFAELGYSAARIDAIASAAGYNKSLIYQYFQDKLGLYTEVVKRADRLGNQMFQEAAGDLLSDETTLSDPAKFKRLLEEVITISYQFMSEHPSYLKIYSWEAAEEWKTWKKISYSPDDIFQFYKLAQRAKENGIIRQDMDAMMVPIVMMNAVIPFVQSFRRVNNMLKNDDLEWTMSQERFREQIVKFVTHGVMEPSLI; encoded by the coding sequence ATGACGGAAAGAAAGAAAAGGACGTATGATGCGGCAAGAACGAAGGAGATCATTCTTGACGCGGCAGAACAAATCTTTGCCGAGCTCGGATATTCTGCGGCGCGAATCGACGCGATCGCAAGTGCCGCTGGATATAATAAGAGCCTTATTTATCAATATTTTCAGGATAAGCTGGGGCTTTATACCGAAGTCGTCAAACGGGCCGATCGGCTGGGAAATCAAATGTTCCAAGAGGCAGCGGGTGATTTGCTGTCGGATGAGACTACGCTCTCGGATCCTGCCAAGTTCAAGCGGCTGCTTGAAGAAGTGATCACCATTTCGTATCAGTTCATGTCCGAGCACCCCAGTTACTTAAAAATCTACTCCTGGGAAGCCGCGGAGGAGTGGAAGACATGGAAAAAAATTTCGTACTCCCCGGACGATATTTTTCAATTCTATAAGCTGGCGCAAAGGGCAAAAGAGAACGGCATCATTCGTCAGGATATGGATGCGATGATGGTTCCGATCGTGATGATGAATGCGGTCATTCCATTTGTGCAGTCATTTCGGCGAGTCAACAATATGCTGAAGAATGATGACCTGGAATGGACGATGTCGCAGGAACGCTTCCGAGAACAGATTGTAAAATTCGTGACGCATGGGGTAATGGAGCCGTCCCTCATATAG